A genomic region of Bacteroidetes bacterium GWF2_43_63 contains the following coding sequences:
- a CDS encoding 6,7-dimethyl-8-ribityllumazine synthase, with translation MAVKKKNLSDVSTTLPSAKKMRFAIVVSDWNNDVTDALLGGANGLLLQCGAEEANIQTIHVPGSFELCVAAEWMARKNSFDAIICLGCVIQGETRHFDFISQAVATGIAQIGINHAMPVIFGVLTTNNMEQALARAGGKHGNKGIEAAATAILMVSQKKLLR, from the coding sequence ATGGCGGTTAAAAAGAAGAATCTGTCCGATGTCAGCACTACTTTGCCATCGGCAAAAAAAATGCGGTTTGCTATTGTCGTTTCAGACTGGAACAATGATGTAACCGATGCTCTGCTCGGCGGCGCCAATGGATTGCTGCTGCAATGCGGAGCAGAAGAAGCAAACATTCAGACAATACATGTACCGGGCAGTTTCGAATTGTGTGTGGCTGCCGAATGGATGGCCCGTAAAAACAGCTTCGACGCTATCATTTGCCTTGGATGTGTGATTCAGGGTGAGACAAGGCACTTTGACTTTATCAGTCAGGCAGTAGCTACCGGAATAGCACAGATTGGAATCAATCACGCCATGCCGGTCATATTCGGTGTTCTGACAACAAACAACATGGAGCAGGCACTGGCCCGGGCAGGAGGCAAGCATGGGAATAAAGGTATAGAAGCTGCTGCAACAGCCATATTGATGGTTTCGCAAAAAAAACTCCTTCGATAA
- a CDS encoding methionyl-tRNA formyltransferase, whose translation MMKIVYMGTPDFAVGPLEAIFKAGHEIAAIVTAPDKPAGRGRKLSSSEVKKFAEMHDLPLLQPVNLKESAFLSILNGIKPDVIVVIAFRMLPESVWRIPSKGTINLHASLLPQYRGAAPINWAIINGETQTGLSTFFINESIDTGDIIMQETTEISETDNFGTLHDRLKEMGKAVILNTLDIIESGSIKAISQGTLPYENKPAPKLNKENTRIDWSQNSKDIFNKIRGLSPFPGAWTILVDKDGNEQLLKVSDSCPDTTESGSQSTGAIITDGKTYIHVVCGLGKLQVNKLQLSGRSSMSTAEFLRGYAGLLDGAFLK comes from the coding sequence ATGATGAAAATCGTTTACATGGGGACACCCGATTTCGCGGTCGGTCCGCTTGAAGCTATTTTTAAAGCAGGGCACGAAATAGCGGCTATAGTAACGGCACCGGATAAACCCGCAGGGCGTGGCCGGAAGCTTTCTTCATCGGAAGTGAAAAAGTTTGCAGAGATGCATGATTTACCGCTGCTTCAACCTGTCAATCTGAAAGAATCGGCGTTCCTTAGTATATTAAATGGTATAAAACCCGATGTGATTGTTGTTATTGCATTTCGCATGCTGCCGGAGTCGGTCTGGCGCATTCCGTCGAAAGGCACCATTAATCTGCATGCCTCATTGCTGCCTCAATACCGCGGAGCAGCTCCCATTAATTGGGCAATTATCAACGGAGAGACTCAGACTGGCCTATCGACCTTTTTTATCAACGAATCGATTGATACAGGCGATATAATCATGCAGGAAACTACAGAAATATCAGAAACTGACAATTTTGGAACACTGCATGACCGGCTGAAAGAGATGGGAAAAGCCGTTATTTTAAACACACTGGACATCATCGAATCTGGCTCAATAAAAGCGATTTCACAGGGCACTCTCCCCTATGAAAATAAACCGGCTCCGAAATTAAACAAAGAGAATACGCGAATCGACTGGAGTCAGAATTCAAAAGACATATTTAATAAAATACGAGGCCTGTCGCCTTTTCCCGGTGCCTGGACGATACTGGTTGACAAGGATGGAAATGAGCAACTTCTGAAGGTGTCGGACAGCTGTCCGGATACGACTGAAAGTGGCTCTCAGTCAACCGGAGCAATAATTACTGATGGCAAAACATATATCCATGTTGTTTGCGGACTGGGAAAGCTGCAAGTGAATAAACTCCAACTATCCGGACGTAGTAGTATGTCAACTGCCGAGTTTTTAAGAGGTTACGCTGGTCTTTTGGATGGTGCTTTTTTGAAATAA